In Flavobacterium sp. WV_118_3, one DNA window encodes the following:
- a CDS encoding DUF5367 family protein, translated as MKTSKENYPLLSFIVGFLVWLVATILFRIAGQHFFMVDNALVMIILYIILIPALGFVATTVFNKFKLDHLESIKSAALMVLPGMLLDTVCIQFFESFFPNMPEIYSKTFASWLMFAYAIVLIFGLLRKKQETKA; from the coding sequence ATGAAAACATCTAAAGAGAATTACCCGTTGCTTAGTTTTATTGTTGGTTTTTTAGTCTGGCTAGTCGCCACGATATTGTTTCGGATCGCCGGTCAGCATTTTTTTATGGTCGATAACGCATTAGTCATGATCATTTTATACATCATTCTGATTCCGGCACTCGGTTTCGTTGCGACCACGGTTTTTAATAAATTCAAACTAGACCATCTTGAAAGCATAAAATCGGCTGCCCTTATGGTTTTACCCGGCATGCTACTAGACACCGTATGCATACAGTTTTTTGAATCTTTCTTTCCCAATATGCCCGAAATCTACAGTAAAACATTTGCTTCCTGGCTAATGTTTGCCTACGCTATTGTTTTAATTTTCGGACTTTTAAGAAAGAAACAAGAAACTAAAGCATGA
- a CDS encoding N-6 DNA methylase, with product MSIIQQGIGKKLIKISEDQKTITYIHQNKNRNYNNPEEKVQAEAFLKLVLQYKYKPERIKQYVSVTMGSGIKEADIVVYNDDACEQPHILVECKKPNVSQQEFLQAVEQAYSYAYAMPNEVKYVWVTNGDNNEYFEVDKSKHTRITQPDIPQFGVKKLAHYKFVYDAESLKQIEGKQDYFDLIEIGEDDLTRRFKQAHDALWGGGQLNPSEAFDELDKLIFCKIWDEKKDRKPGQSYDFQIITVDTEAVPSYTKLSPLQIETEKRRIENQQLKERVESLYEEGRERDREVFRDNIRLSAEKIRTVVGYLQDVNIGETDLDAKGRAFETFMGTFFRGNFGQYFTPRPIVEFTVKVLPITNHSLVLDTSCGSGGFLLYALNKVRKQADELYPNHKNDVRQSQKHRKFWHDFAEKNLYGIEINEQISRAAKMNMIIHDDGHTNVITSDGLLTPEAIERNTENKGFQYNRFDFIITNPPFGSIVRQTEKAYLKTFQLGKKEEDWLAVVAKPETYRENQSTEVLFIEQCYRFLKPNGYLAIVIPDGILTNSSLQYVRTHIEETFRIVAVVSLPQTAFAANGAGVKSSVLFLRKYDETQTEQIRNIKQKTRFNLLDTNHYKTLIADWDKEKKQAIKELEKQYKNDYPEKDKKEITELMQEDKTEINSRFADQLQELKESLQLQYQQENERQLPDYPIFMAIAEDIGYDATGKKTNVNELDSISTELEKFINAIENNEI from the coding sequence ATGAGCATTATACAACAAGGAATAGGTAAAAAACTGATTAAAATATCAGAGGATCAAAAAACGATAACCTATATTCATCAAAATAAAAATAGAAACTATAACAATCCAGAAGAAAAAGTTCAAGCAGAAGCTTTTTTAAAATTAGTATTGCAGTACAAATACAAACCAGAACGTATAAAACAATATGTATCTGTAACTATGGGCTCTGGTATCAAAGAGGCAGATATCGTGGTATATAATGATGATGCTTGTGAGCAACCACATATTTTGGTAGAATGTAAAAAACCGAATGTAAGTCAGCAAGAATTTTTACAGGCTGTAGAACAAGCGTATAGTTATGCCTATGCAATGCCTAACGAGGTAAAATATGTATGGGTGACCAATGGAGATAATAATGAGTATTTTGAAGTAGATAAATCTAAACATACTCGCATTACCCAGCCTGATATACCGCAATTTGGAGTAAAAAAATTAGCTCATTATAAATTTGTATACGATGCCGAAAGTTTGAAACAAATAGAAGGCAAACAAGATTATTTTGATTTGATAGAAATTGGGGAGGATGATCTTACAAGAAGATTTAAGCAAGCCCACGATGCTCTTTGGGGAGGCGGACAGCTAAACCCTTCAGAAGCATTTGATGAATTGGACAAACTTATTTTCTGTAAAATATGGGATGAGAAAAAGGATCGAAAACCAGGACAATCTTACGATTTTCAAATCATAACGGTAGATACAGAAGCCGTACCGAGCTATACGAAATTAAGTCCTTTGCAAATAGAAACCGAAAAGAGAAGAATAGAAAACCAGCAACTAAAGGAGCGTGTTGAAAGTTTGTATGAAGAAGGAAGAGAAAGAGACAGAGAAGTTTTTAGAGATAACATACGCCTAAGTGCCGAAAAAATAAGAACTGTAGTAGGCTACTTACAAGATGTAAATATTGGTGAAACAGACTTAGATGCAAAAGGACGAGCTTTTGAAACCTTTATGGGTACATTTTTTAGAGGAAATTTTGGTCAGTATTTTACCCCTCGACCTATAGTGGAGTTTACAGTGAAAGTGTTGCCCATTACCAATCATTCTTTAGTGTTAGATACTTCTTGCGGTAGTGGTGGCTTTTTGCTGTATGCCCTCAATAAGGTACGTAAGCAAGCCGATGAATTATATCCTAATCATAAAAACGATGTAAGGCAAAGTCAAAAACACCGTAAATTTTGGCACGACTTTGCTGAGAAAAACCTCTATGGAATAGAAATAAATGAGCAGATTTCTCGTGCTGCTAAAATGAATATGATTATTCATGACGATGGACATACCAACGTCATTACATCTGACGGATTGCTCACACCCGAAGCCATCGAAAGAAACACCGAAAACAAAGGATTTCAGTACAACAGGTTTGATTTCATCATTACCAATCCGCCTTTTGGTAGTATTGTACGACAAACAGAAAAAGCTTATCTCAAAACCTTTCAACTCGGCAAAAAAGAAGAAGACTGGTTAGCTGTAGTTGCCAAACCCGAAACGTACCGAGAAAATCAAAGTACCGAAGTATTGTTTATAGAACAATGTTACCGCTTTTTAAAACCAAACGGCTATTTGGCTATTGTGATACCAGACGGCATACTTACCAACAGTAGTTTACAATATGTGCGTACTCATATCGAAGAAACCTTCCGCATAGTAGCCGTAGTTTCTCTGCCCCAAACGGCATTTGCCGCTAATGGTGCTGGCGTAAAAAGTTCGGTTTTGTTTTTAAGAAAATACGATGAAACCCAAACAGAGCAGATTAGAAACATTAAACAAAAAACGCGTTTCAACCTCTTAGATACCAATCACTACAAAACACTGATTGCTGACTGGGATAAAGAGAAAAAACAAGCTATAAAAGAACTGGAAAAGCAATACAAAAACGACTACCCTGAAAAAGATAAAAAAGAAATTACGGAATTAATGCAGGAAGACAAAACCGAAATTAATAGCCGATTTGCGGACCAATTACAAGAATTAAAAGAAAGCCTACAATTGCAATATCAGCAAGAAAATGAAAGACAATTGCCAGATTATCCCATTTTTATGGCAATAGCCGAAGATATAGGATACGACGCTACAGGTAAAAAAACCAATGTAAACGAGCTGGATAGTATTTCCACAGAGTTAGAAAAATTTATTAACGCAATTGAAAATAACGAAATATGA
- a CDS encoding helix-turn-helix transcriptional regulator, whose protein sequence is MKINRLKIILAEKSKTNKWLAEKLSKSEVTVSRWVTNEVQPSVETLAEIAQLLKIDVRELLNSTK, encoded by the coding sequence ATGAAAATCAATAGGTTAAAAATAATCCTTGCAGAAAAAAGCAAAACCAATAAATGGCTGGCTGAAAAACTAAGCAAAAGTGAAGTAACGGTATCCCGTTGGGTCACCAATGAAGTACAGCCTTCAGTAGAAACTTTGGCAGAGATTGCCCAATTGTTAAAAATTGATGTAAGAGAATTGTTGAATTCAACCAAATAA
- a CDS encoding ArsR family transcriptional regulator, with protein sequence MKGKTDKIPAKLCYEHVGGKLGSLLLKQFIVLGWLAKETPEDKNFYVTEKGILEFEKIGIDLSQITP encoded by the coding sequence ATGAAAGGAAAAACAGACAAAATACCTGCAAAATTGTGCTATGAACATGTTGGTGGCAAGCTTGGAAGCCTACTTCTAAAACAATTTATTGTTCTTGGCTGGCTGGCCAAGGAGACACCCGAAGACAAGAACTTCTATGTTACTGAAAAAGGGATCCTTGAATTCGAAAAAATCGGTATTGACTTATCACAAATAACCCCTTGA
- a CDS encoding ATP-binding protein, with amino-acid sequence MRIAIFGAHNVGKTTLVEELLKHLPEYTFEPEPYRQLEASGYEFSEKPTIDDFIEQFNYSAKRIPKSEDDVLFDRCVLDILAYIHVLNPRKNIQSLYQTMQSLLSEIDLFVFVPIEKPDLIAGHESDLPKLRSQVNDLLLEWIDDLGIEVTQVRGTLSNRRNQVLAGISE; translated from the coding sequence ATGAGAATAGCAATATTCGGCGCTCACAATGTAGGCAAAACGACATTAGTCGAGGAACTGTTAAAGCATCTTCCCGAGTACACTTTTGAACCAGAACCGTACCGTCAGTTGGAAGCCTCCGGGTATGAATTTTCAGAAAAACCCACTATTGATGATTTTATAGAACAGTTTAATTATTCAGCCAAAAGGATTCCAAAAAGCGAAGACGATGTCTTATTCGATCGTTGCGTTCTTGACATCTTAGCTTATATTCATGTTCTGAATCCACGGAAAAATATCCAATCGCTGTATCAAACAATGCAATCCCTACTTAGCGAAATTGACCTTTTTGTATTTGTTCCGATTGAAAAGCCGGATTTGATAGCCGGTCATGAGTCCGATTTGCCAAAACTTAGAAGTCAGGTTAACGATTTACTCCTTGAATGGATTGACGATCTCGGAATAGAAGTGACACAAGTGCGTGGTACCTTATCGAATCGTAGGAATCAGGTACTCGCTGGAATTTCCGAATAG
- a CDS encoding S41 family peptidase — MNLKILIPFLFFAIHFSCGQHDPLLDKKLKKDSIAAEFTQLYNLTNAIHPGQFMFCSKKEFDQTYLDLKNSIKGDLSIVEYYKLTATLMAKIKDGHTTVDRGQIMALLKEKPVFPFCIYQIGVNYYFDRSVKENQSYTGLQILSINGKEIQTIVKEIKKYIHLEGRNETGLNTKFKNFPFYYFIYDQSEKFEVTFLDQENQKQQVVFNGITLDRFTKSTAETIPPLTTEIRKDKIAVLQFHSFENGYNEADRAVAQKQLDIFFARLDSLKTKNLIIDLRDNSGGAAEIANYLFSYLVDQPYYYFDYVGAKYNSVKNWKHYAQYPESIEEINVAETTPINGLNCTTATGSANDFWWFKKQQSKSNVYKGQISVLINGGCFSTTGHLLALLREYKIGKFYGEYSQGSNYSNAGGRAFVLPYSKTLVWIPTFQYKMKTPNFRNDPKGIKPDVEIPLQADDLKTGFDRQMDFVLRKMETEK; from the coding sequence CTGACCAATGCGATTCATCCCGGACAGTTTATGTTTTGTTCGAAAAAAGAATTTGATCAAACCTATTTGGACTTAAAGAATTCGATCAAAGGTGATCTTTCTATTGTAGAGTATTACAAGCTCACCGCTACACTAATGGCCAAAATAAAAGATGGACATACTACTGTCGACAGAGGACAAATTATGGCATTGTTAAAAGAAAAACCTGTTTTTCCATTTTGTATTTATCAGATTGGAGTTAATTATTATTTTGATCGTTCTGTAAAGGAAAACCAAAGTTATACGGGCTTACAAATTCTTTCGATAAACGGAAAAGAGATTCAGACCATCGTAAAGGAGATCAAAAAATATATTCATCTTGAAGGTCGAAATGAAACCGGATTAAATACGAAATTTAAGAATTTCCCTTTTTATTATTTTATATACGACCAAAGTGAAAAGTTTGAAGTGACATTTCTGGACCAGGAGAACCAAAAGCAGCAAGTAGTATTCAATGGAATTACTTTGGATCGTTTCACTAAAAGTACCGCGGAAACGATTCCTCCTTTGACGACTGAAATTAGAAAAGATAAAATTGCGGTTCTCCAATTTCATTCTTTTGAAAATGGGTATAATGAAGCCGATCGAGCGGTCGCACAAAAGCAATTGGATATTTTTTTTGCCAGGCTCGACAGTCTGAAAACTAAAAATCTAATTATTGATTTACGCGATAACAGTGGTGGCGCTGCGGAAATAGCCAATTATTTGTTTTCTTATTTAGTTGATCAACCTTATTACTATTTTGATTATGTGGGGGCCAAGTATAATAGTGTGAAAAACTGGAAGCATTATGCGCAATATCCTGAAAGTATTGAAGAAATAAATGTAGCGGAAACAACACCAATAAACGGACTAAATTGCACCACAGCAACTGGTAGCGCCAATGATTTTTGGTGGTTTAAAAAACAACAGAGCAAATCCAATGTATATAAAGGACAGATTAGTGTTTTGATAAATGGCGGTTGTTTTTCCACCACGGGACATTTATTAGCCTTGCTACGGGAATATAAAATTGGAAAATTTTACGGCGAATATTCACAAGGAAGCAATTACAGTAATGCCGGTGGTCGTGCATTTGTTTTGCCTTATTCTAAAACATTGGTATGGATACCTACTTTTCAGTACAAAATGAAAACTCCAAATTTTAGAAATGATCCCAAAGGCATAAAACCGGACGTCGAAATACCGCTTCAGGCAGATGATTTAAAGACGGGTTTTGACAGACAAATGGATTTTGTACTACGAAAAATGGAAACGGAAAAATAA
- a CDS encoding restriction endonuclease subunit S, producing the protein MYNLPTHTDPNKIFIINRSELVDRWDGDMVLYNKILHNFKYDIVSLKNLLIKNPQYGANESGIIRTSFLEPRYIRITDIDEYGLLKNEIGVTAQNIESRFILDNDDILFARSGNTVGKAYIHKKDTVNYDCFFAGYMIRFVVDKSKILPDYLFTYTQLGVYKNWVKAIQRTAGQPNINAEEYKSLQIPLPGINIQKDIVSIFQSAYTKKQEKEAKAQQLLNSIDTYLLGELGISLPEKDNSLQNRIFTTSFSEVTGGRLDPDYNSKYDFLINQDANFPFNTLGSLIVKPPQYGANEEAEEYSLENAIRYIRITDIDEIGELKDYGKKTAKNTNNIYELKYNDILFARSGSVGRCYIHKKVEEKAIFAGYLIRFVLNIAKINPDFLFFYCNSKIYKYWVSAIERPAVQSNINSEEYKSLPIPLPPLEKQNEIAQHIQDMRSKAKVLQADAKNVLEQAKQQVEKMIIG; encoded by the coding sequence ATGTACAATCTTCCCACACATACCGACCCCAATAAAATTTTTATCATCAACCGTTCTGAATTAGTTGATAGATGGGATGGAGATATGGTACTGTACAATAAAATATTGCATAATTTTAAGTATGATATTGTCTCTTTAAAAAATTTATTAATAAAAAATCCGCAATATGGAGCCAATGAAAGTGGTATAATAAGAACTTCCTTTCTTGAACCAAGATATATCAGAATAACAGATATTGACGAATATGGGTTACTTAAAAACGAAATTGGAGTAACGGCTCAAAATATTGAGAGTAGGTTTATTTTAGATAATGATGATATACTTTTTGCTCGTAGTGGCAATACGGTTGGAAAAGCATATATCCACAAAAAAGATACTGTAAACTATGATTGCTTTTTTGCTGGTTATATGATACGATTTGTTGTTGATAAATCTAAAATTTTACCAGATTATCTTTTTACTTATACTCAACTAGGGGTGTATAAAAATTGGGTGAAAGCTATTCAAAGAACTGCAGGACAACCAAATATAAATGCTGAGGAATATAAATCTTTGCAAATTCCATTGCCTGGCATTAATATTCAGAAAGATATTGTTTCAATATTTCAATCTGCGTATACAAAAAAGCAAGAAAAAGAAGCCAAAGCACAACAACTATTAAACAGTATAGACACCTATCTGTTGGGCGAATTGGGTATTTCCTTGCCCGAAAAAGACAATAGTTTACAAAATCGAATATTTACAACTTCTTTTAGCGAAGTTACAGGTGGCAGGTTGGATCCAGATTATAATAGTAAATATGATTTTTTGATAAATCAAGATGCGAATTTCCCTTTCAATACTTTGGGAAGTTTAATTGTTAAACCACCTCAATATGGTGCAAATGAAGAAGCGGAAGAGTATAGTTTAGAAAATGCAATTAGATATATCAGAATAACAGATATTGATGAAATTGGTGAATTAAAGGATTATGGAAAAAAAACAGCTAAAAACACCAATAACATTTATGAATTAAAATATAACGATATTCTTTTTGCTCGAAGTGGGTCTGTTGGTAGATGTTACATACACAAAAAGGTAGAAGAAAAAGCAATTTTCGCAGGTTATTTGATTCGATTTGTCTTAAATATTGCTAAAATCAATCCTGACTTTTTGTTTTTTTATTGCAATTCAAAAATTTATAAATATTGGGTTAGTGCAATAGAACGTCCTGCTGTACAGTCAAATATTAATTCTGAAGAGTATAAATCACTACCAATCCCGCTTCCTCCACTTGAAAAGCAAAACGAAATAGCACAGCATATTCAAGATATGCGTAGCAAAGCTAAAGTCTTGCAAGCCGATGCAAAAAATGTTTTGGAACAAGCCAAACAACAAGTAGAAAAAATGATAATAGGCTAA
- a CDS encoding restriction endonuclease FokI C-terminal domain-containing protein, which translates to MITQDKVKQIHTIWDNYVSSNKRVLDTKGNEFDNIDEARLNAIVELKKFIEQFRSGAINVFEFKTNVDSFNKRNNLWGFTATKGQMFFNQLVKNSESDIEKLSKLLKECLYLPSNLEEALSKIDVLEKYSFGISSKAKDKRKAPNSGSIGYFLSYFWQIQDNRAWPILYTSLINAYKELDFWEEKENQVQTYRFFYDLNEQIKVVLNKYTGKEINNWDAEHAFWNFKGNPNKTTNVTPSIKKKKPIIVEVEEEKIIAANASFELSDYLIPKVSRLVELGNNNENSSSSKGFAYEKLVAEIFKQLDFEVEVLGQGTRRNPDAIIRHREENTAFLIDAKAYSNGYSLGIDDRAIKEYINHYCPKLQKEGYKKIGFIIVSNSFKSNFDGFINEITWNTDIKRFILLSSEALLYLLAYKTKDRIPPATIIETLISFGNPIESKNIIEEFDDV; encoded by the coding sequence ATGATAACGCAAGATAAAGTAAAACAAATTCATACTATTTGGGATAACTATGTTTCATCTAATAAGAGAGTGCTGGATACTAAAGGGAATGAATTTGATAATATAGATGAAGCAAGATTAAACGCAATTGTTGAACTTAAGAAATTTATTGAACAGTTTCGATCTGGAGCAATAAATGTATTTGAATTCAAGACCAATGTAGATAGCTTTAATAAAAGGAATAATCTTTGGGGTTTCACAGCGACTAAAGGTCAAATGTTTTTCAATCAATTAGTTAAAAACAGTGAATCTGATATAGAAAAATTATCTAAATTACTAAAAGAATGTCTTTATCTACCATCCAATTTAGAAGAGGCTCTTTCAAAGATAGATGTATTAGAAAAATATAGTTTTGGAATATCGTCAAAAGCTAAGGATAAGAGAAAAGCACCTAATTCTGGCTCTATTGGATATTTCCTGTCTTATTTTTGGCAGATACAGGATAATAGAGCTTGGCCAATTTTATATACTTCTCTGATAAATGCATACAAAGAGCTAGATTTTTGGGAGGAAAAAGAAAATCAAGTACAGACGTATCGCTTTTTTTATGACTTAAACGAACAGATAAAGGTTGTTTTAAACAAGTACACAGGTAAGGAAATCAATAACTGGGATGCAGAACACGCATTTTGGAATTTTAAAGGTAATCCTAATAAAACAACAAATGTTACTCCTTCAATTAAAAAGAAGAAACCTATTATTGTTGAAGTAGAAGAAGAAAAAATCATTGCTGCAAATGCTTCATTTGAGTTGTCAGACTACCTGATCCCTAAAGTTTCAAGATTAGTTGAATTAGGAAATAACAATGAAAATTCTTCTTCTTCCAAAGGGTTTGCGTATGAAAAATTAGTTGCCGAAATATTTAAACAGCTAGATTTTGAAGTAGAAGTTCTAGGGCAAGGTACAAGAAGAAATCCCGATGCCATCATAAGGCATAGGGAAGAAAACACTGCGTTTTTGATAGATGCAAAAGCATATTCAAATGGTTATAGCTTAGGGATAGATGATAGAGCAATTAAAGAATATATCAATCACTATTGTCCAAAATTGCAGAAAGAAGGTTATAAAAAAATAGGTTTTATTATCGTAAGTAATTCGTTTAAATCTAATTTTGATGGATTTATTAATGAAATTACATGGAATACAGACATTAAAAGATTTATACTATTATCATCAGAAGCATTATTATACCTTTTAGCATATAAAACAAAAGACAGAATTCCTCCGGCTACTATTATTGAAACATTAATAAGTTTTGGTAATCCTATCGAATCTAAAAATATTATAGAGGAATTTGATGATGTATAA
- a CDS encoding shikimate kinase: MYKIILIGYMGSGKSTIGKLLSQKTSIPAFDLDQIIEEATQKTIPELFSESGEIKFRKLEHEKLKSFIAENDNFILSLGGGAPCYANNHEFLQLDGITSVYLKASIKELLARLENERHNRPLLAGLNDQEVEEFIAKHLFDRSYFYHQAKHVVSVDGKNPDAIVNEIKGLLA, translated from the coding sequence ATGTATAAAATTATTCTTATAGGTTATATGGGATCGGGGAAGTCAACAATTGGGAAATTATTGTCGCAAAAGACTTCGATTCCGGCTTTCGATCTGGATCAAATTATTGAAGAAGCAACCCAAAAAACCATCCCGGAATTATTTTCCGAATCCGGGGAAATCAAATTTCGTAAACTCGAACACGAAAAACTCAAATCGTTTATCGCCGAAAACGATAATTTTATACTAAGCCTTGGCGGTGGCGCTCCCTGCTATGCCAATAATCACGAGTTTTTACAATTGGATGGAATTACATCGGTTTATTTGAAAGCTTCCATAAAAGAGCTGCTGGCGCGTTTGGAAAATGAACGCCACAACCGACCGTTATTAGCCGGATTAAATGATCAAGAAGTAGAGGAGTTTATTGCAAAGCACCTTTTCGACAGGAGCTATTTTTACCATCAGGCCAAACATGTCGTATCGGTCGATGGTAAAAATCCTGACGCTATTGTAAATGAGATAAAAGGGCTTTTAGCTTAA
- a CDS encoding IS481 family transposase, translated as MTTQEKIIKNKLGVLELAQHLGNVSRACKVMGYSRDSFYRFKELYDQGGELALQELSRRKPILKNRVEEHIEQAVVDLAIDQPALGQLRVSNELKKQGILISPGGVRSIWMRHDLQTFKLGLKALEAKSAQEGIVLTEAQLVALERAKEEKKAHGEIETHHPGYLGAQDTYYVGNIKGVGHIYQQTFIDTYSKVAFTKLYDRKNALVAADMLNDQVVPFFEQHDLRLLRILTDRGTEYCGVRDQHEYQLYLAIEDIDHTKTKAKSPQTNGICERFHRTIQDEFYAVAFRKKVYRSIQELQNDLDRWMIYYNQDRTHTGKYCFGKTPMQTFNDTINLAKEKMLETLKEDQLVTYPVQENKQQVESIDFAETLLYSNRQSDNF; from the coding sequence ATGACTACACAAGAAAAAATCATCAAAAACAAACTGGGTGTTTTAGAGCTTGCCCAGCACTTAGGGAATGTATCAAGAGCCTGCAAAGTAATGGGCTATTCCAGAGATAGCTTTTATAGATTCAAGGAATTGTATGACCAAGGAGGAGAACTTGCACTTCAGGAACTTTCTAGAAGGAAGCCAATTCTAAAGAACCGAGTAGAAGAGCATATTGAACAAGCAGTTGTGGACTTGGCTATAGATCAACCCGCTTTAGGCCAATTACGCGTATCTAATGAGCTAAAAAAACAAGGCATATTAATATCTCCCGGAGGAGTTAGGAGTATATGGATGAGGCATGATCTGCAGACCTTCAAGCTTGGATTAAAAGCCTTAGAGGCAAAGTCTGCACAGGAAGGTATTGTGTTAACGGAAGCTCAGCTTGTAGCTCTGGAAAGAGCTAAAGAAGAGAAAAAGGCACACGGCGAGATAGAAACTCATCATCCGGGATATTTGGGTGCTCAGGACACGTACTATGTTGGGAATATTAAGGGAGTTGGACATATATATCAGCAGACTTTCATTGATACATATTCTAAAGTCGCTTTTACAAAGCTGTATGATCGTAAGAATGCATTAGTTGCCGCAGATATGCTCAATGATCAGGTAGTACCATTTTTCGAACAACATGACTTAAGATTGTTAAGAATATTAACCGATCGAGGAACAGAATACTGCGGGGTAAGAGACCAGCATGAATATCAGCTCTATTTAGCCATCGAAGATATAGATCACACGAAAACCAAAGCAAAAAGCCCTCAAACAAATGGTATTTGCGAACGTTTCCATCGTACTATTCAGGATGAGTTTTATGCAGTTGCATTCAGAAAGAAAGTATACCGAAGCATTCAGGAACTCCAAAACGACCTTGATCGTTGGATGATTTACTATAATCAGGATCGTACCCATACTGGAAAGTATTGCTTTGGAAAGACACCCATGCAGACCTTCAATGATACAATTAATTTGGCAAAAGAAAAGATGCTGGAGACACTAAAAGAAGATCAACTTGTTACTTATCCGGTACAAGAAAATAAGCAACAAGTTGAATCTATAGATTTTGCAGAAACATTACTATATTCGAATAGGCAATCTGACAATTTTTAA
- a CDS encoding tyrosine-type recombinase/integrase: MKNNQKLSILFWLFKAKATKKDGKAPLYARVTINSRSEEISMQSKVHPNNWDVINKKDTAGTLESQRTNKKVKEAEIDLYRHFMSLTTTFDEVTPIMLKNVYNGKDPLAHQRTDTSTGIRTILEAFDNYIKNFKLKVDKGKRSNGTHTHWNTARNKVANFICVKYGQPDLELTSIKYSFAESLFDYLTLEADVILAENTAKGYIKKTRQILKRCAKNELIKSNPIQEFVCNAEDPEVIPLELSQINRMLQKSMPAKVLEEIRDVFIFQCFTGFSYADLYKLSKECIKEVGLNGEKWIAKQRDKTDVNEMVPLLPLAQKIIEKYESHPSCLKKGLLLPVDNNSRYNRYLKEIANICGINKRLHTHLARHTFADLMLNSDMPLEDVSKLLGHKSIRTTQKYAKIRKNRISRNLKRVREDLFTDTGELKTIG, translated from the coding sequence ATGAAAAACAATCAAAAACTTTCGATTTTATTTTGGCTTTTTAAAGCTAAGGCGACCAAGAAAGATGGTAAGGCACCACTTTATGCTCGAGTGACAATTAATAGTAGGTCTGAAGAGATTTCTATGCAATCAAAAGTACATCCAAATAATTGGGATGTAATAAATAAAAAGGACACGGCGGGTACTTTGGAATCTCAAAGAACGAATAAGAAGGTTAAGGAAGCTGAGATTGACCTATATCGACATTTTATGAGTTTAACGACCACTTTTGACGAGGTTACTCCGATAATGTTAAAAAATGTTTATAATGGTAAAGATCCTCTTGCACACCAAAGAACAGACACCTCAACTGGTATTCGAACAATTCTCGAAGCTTTCGATAATTATATAAAAAATTTTAAGTTAAAGGTGGATAAAGGGAAAAGATCAAATGGTACACATACACATTGGAACACGGCAAGGAATAAAGTCGCTAATTTTATATGTGTTAAATATGGTCAACCTGATTTAGAGTTAACCTCTATAAAATACAGTTTTGCAGAATCATTGTTTGATTATTTAACTCTCGAAGCCGATGTAATACTCGCTGAGAATACAGCAAAAGGCTATATCAAAAAGACTAGACAAATTCTAAAAAGGTGTGCTAAAAATGAACTTATAAAAAGTAATCCCATCCAAGAATTTGTTTGCAATGCTGAAGATCCAGAAGTTATTCCTCTTGAACTCTCACAGATAAATAGAATGCTACAAAAATCTATGCCTGCAAAAGTTTTAGAGGAAATCCGGGATGTCTTCATTTTTCAATGCTTTACGGGCTTTTCTTATGCAGATCTCTATAAGTTATCAAAAGAATGTATAAAAGAAGTTGGTCTTAACGGTGAAAAGTGGATAGCGAAACAAAGAGATAAAACGGACGTAAATGAGATGGTTCCTTTGCTACCATTAGCACAAAAAATCATCGAAAAATATGAAAGTCATCCGTCATGCTTGAAAAAAGGACTTTTACTTCCTGTGGATAATAACAGTCGTTATAATAGATACCTTAAAGAGATAGCTAATATTTGTGGAATAAATAAACGTTTACATACACACCTAGCTAGGCATACATTTGCAGATCTTATGCTTAATAGCGACATGCCTTTAGAAGACGTAAGTAAATTACTTGGACATAAAAGCATACGTACGACTCAGAAATATGCAAAAATTCGTAAAAATCGAATTAGTCGCAATTTGAAAAGAGTAAGGGAAGATCTGTTTACAGATACTGGCGAACTTAAAACTATAGGATAA